A window of Streptomyces gilvosporeus contains these coding sequences:
- a CDS encoding L,D-transpeptidase, giving the protein MHAALRRHPARYLPALLATATVLTACGGGADAATSKAAGHAAKVTVTPAAGSKAAALGSPISVRAAGGKLTSVDVKDDQGARVEGKLAADGTTWKSAGKVRPKTTYTVRTRATSDDGKDSAVTSVFTTEQADKVNKLTNTPGGGQTVGTGMPISILFDHPIATDRRAEIEKALKVTTQPYVQGAWGWVKDYSGKDRIDWRPKDYWPSGTKVSVKGALAGINSGSAGGWFARDYNFGFSIGADHKAVIDVPSHTLTMYENGKKVGSVVGSAGSPQDPTRGGVHTVRSKNAAETMDSSTIGHGNEWMLDSKWVTHLTASGTFLHSAPWNHQIGVANTSHGCFGMTTGDAKKVFDFLTIGSTVEVKGTSNPNKTDVGNGLEVWQESWQQWQQRSALK; this is encoded by the coding sequence GTGCACGCCGCACTCCGCCGTCACCCGGCCCGTTACCTGCCCGCGCTGCTCGCGACGGCCACCGTGCTGACCGCATGCGGCGGGGGCGCCGACGCCGCTACGTCGAAGGCGGCCGGGCACGCCGCCAAGGTGACCGTCACCCCGGCAGCGGGCAGCAAGGCGGCCGCGCTCGGCTCGCCGATATCCGTACGGGCCGCCGGCGGCAAGCTCACCTCCGTCGACGTCAAGGACGACCAGGGCGCCCGGGTCGAGGGCAAGCTGGCCGCCGACGGCACGACGTGGAAGTCGGCCGGCAAGGTCCGCCCGAAGACCACCTACACCGTCCGCACCCGGGCGACGTCCGACGACGGCAAGGATTCCGCCGTCACCTCGGTCTTCACCACCGAGCAGGCCGACAAGGTCAACAAGCTCACCAACACCCCGGGCGGCGGGCAGACCGTGGGCACCGGCATGCCGATATCGATCCTCTTCGACCACCCGATAGCCACCGACCGGCGGGCCGAGATCGAAAAGGCGCTGAAGGTCACCACCCAGCCGTACGTCCAGGGCGCCTGGGGCTGGGTCAAGGACTACTCCGGCAAGGACCGGATCGACTGGCGGCCCAAGGACTACTGGCCGTCGGGCACCAAGGTCTCCGTCAAGGGCGCGCTGGCCGGAATCAACTCCGGCTCCGCGGGCGGCTGGTTCGCCCGGGACTACAACTTCGGCTTCTCCATAGGCGCCGACCACAAGGCCGTCATCGATGTGCCGTCGCACACCCTGACCATGTACGAGAACGGCAAGAAGGTCGGCAGCGTCGTCGGCTCCGCGGGCTCCCCGCAGGACCCGACCCGCGGTGGTGTGCACACCGTACGCAGCAAGAACGCGGCCGAGACCATGGACTCCTCCACCATCGGCCACGGCAACGAGTGGATGCTCGACTCGAAGTGGGTCACCCACCTCACCGCCTCCGGCACCTTCCTGCACTCCGCGCCCTGGAACCACCAGATCGGCGTGGCCAACACCAGCCACGGCTGCTTCGGGATGACCACCGGCGACGCCAAGAAGGTCTTCGACTTCCTGACCATCGGCTCCACCGTCGAGGTCAAGGGCACCAGCAACCCCAACAAGACCGACGTCGGCAACGGCCTGGAGGTCTGGCAGGAGTCCTGGCAGCAGTGGCAGCAGCGCAGCGCGCTGAAGTGA
- a CDS encoding DUF6777 domain-containing protein, with protein MTSAPPPDSHPTGPPSGPLSGPSSGPVSEPTRTGGPPTEVDRPRGPGGGPGGGGGGGGGGGAGGPGGGVPWWRSAPRVAIVAAAVVAAVVVIVVLTRPGGGAGEVVLQPAAADGRDPFTRSTAAESSPPPSPSASPGTPSGATTGVPSYRGSEPGLYGGSRDATSCDVEQQISFLEADRAKALAFAGAQGIDVGAVPSFLRSLTPVQLRKDTRVTNHGFRDGKATAFQSVLQAGTAVLIDSRGLPRVRCACGNPLAEPEPLSSEAKTSGTSWPGYRAANTVAVSPATTEMRSFVLYDAQTNQYFDRPRGTDGGSDTWAPPPGTSTGSPSPTQSPGSETPSTPSTSASSPSTPETTGTTTAPETPTTTTVPPAPSGGESAPSS; from the coding sequence GTGACATCTGCACCGCCGCCCGACAGCCACCCGACCGGTCCGCCGTCGGGCCCGCTCTCCGGCCCCTCGTCCGGCCCCGTCTCCGAGCCGACCCGGACCGGCGGGCCGCCCACCGAGGTGGACCGGCCGCGCGGGCCCGGCGGCGGCCCGGGTGGGGGCGGGGGCGGCGGTGGAGGCGGCGGGGCCGGGGGGCCGGGCGGCGGAGTGCCGTGGTGGCGGTCCGCGCCCCGGGTGGCGATCGTCGCGGCCGCCGTGGTGGCGGCCGTCGTCGTGATCGTCGTCCTGACCCGTCCGGGCGGCGGCGCGGGCGAGGTGGTGCTCCAGCCGGCCGCCGCGGACGGCCGCGACCCGTTCACCCGGTCGACGGCCGCCGAGTCCTCCCCGCCGCCGTCCCCGAGCGCCTCGCCCGGCACCCCGTCGGGCGCCACGACCGGCGTCCCCAGCTACCGCGGTTCCGAGCCCGGCCTGTACGGCGGCAGCCGCGACGCCACCAGCTGCGACGTCGAGCAGCAGATCAGCTTCCTGGAGGCCGACCGGGCCAAGGCCCTCGCGTTCGCCGGGGCGCAGGGCATCGATGTCGGCGCCGTACCGTCCTTCCTCCGCTCGCTGACGCCCGTACAGCTGCGCAAGGACACCCGCGTCACCAACCACGGCTTCCGGGACGGCAAGGCCACCGCCTTCCAGTCGGTGCTCCAGGCCGGCACCGCCGTCCTGATCGACTCCCGCGGGCTGCCGCGGGTGCGCTGCGCCTGCGGCAATCCGCTGGCCGAGCCGGAGCCGCTGTCGAGCGAGGCGAAGACGAGCGGTACGTCCTGGCCCGGCTACCGGGCCGCGAACACGGTCGCGGTGTCGCCCGCCACCACCGAGATGCGCTCCTTCGTCCTCTACGACGCGCAGACGAACCAGTACTTCGACCGCCCCCGGGGCACGGACGGCGGCTCGGACACCTGGGCCCCTCCCCCCGGCACGTCCACCGGATCGCCGTCCCCGACACAGTCGCCGGGCTCCGAGACGCCCTCGACCCCGTCCACCTCCGCCTCCTCCCCCAGCACGCCGGAAACGACCGGCACCACCACGGCCCCCGAGACACCCACCACCACGACCGTGCCCCCGGCGCCCTCGGGCGGGGAGTCGGCGCCGAGCAGCTGA
- a CDS encoding streptophobe family protein, which produces MSQPQGPAPDGPLRLWGQALAAAAAGIVAMGVVAAIGLQAAGAGDLPGYAFPHVVAAAVTVAAGGTVALTGNAGDIAQAHAALDAVPLSVTLAGALATAAVFLRPLRHRAVATGRELLARIARTAVCWLVFLLLVALAAHHTFTISVGNDLADRIGAEIGATPTVGFGADVPATLATGLLWLLALLALAFLVSRRAPLPSPLLRPATSLRPPAFAMALVLLTYVAVALITAVVVLITKGHPAQTVAVVFLGLPNLAWLALGIGTGGAWSGHVDKAIGLPVPQVLDHILRTRHGQRTLDLGAVVAQDARGWLLVALAAVVLLTAAFLAAVRSPATTPLWRHATTMAAALAITLLAVGLLTRILAHYGLSLFGVGDLGGNLGGEVVLLPQLPRLFLAGAASGLVTGAAGSLAARRVRHRGEVGERRPPA; this is translated from the coding sequence GTGAGCCAGCCGCAAGGCCCCGCACCCGACGGTCCCCTCCGCCTCTGGGGACAGGCCCTGGCCGCCGCAGCCGCAGGCATCGTCGCCATGGGGGTGGTCGCCGCGATCGGCCTCCAGGCCGCGGGCGCCGGGGACCTGCCCGGCTACGCCTTCCCCCACGTGGTGGCCGCCGCCGTCACCGTCGCGGCGGGCGGCACGGTCGCGCTGACCGGTAACGCCGGCGACATCGCCCAGGCCCATGCCGCCCTCGATGCCGTACCCCTGTCGGTGACCCTGGCCGGCGCCCTGGCCACCGCCGCCGTCTTCCTGCGTCCGCTACGCCACCGGGCGGTCGCCACCGGCCGCGAACTGCTCGCCCGCATCGCCCGCACGGCCGTGTGCTGGCTGGTGTTCCTGCTGCTGGTCGCCCTCGCCGCGCACCACACCTTCACCATCTCCGTGGGCAACGACCTCGCCGACCGCATCGGCGCGGAGATCGGCGCCACCCCCACCGTCGGCTTCGGCGCCGACGTGCCCGCCACGCTCGCCACCGGCCTGCTCTGGCTGCTGGCGCTGCTCGCGCTCGCCTTCCTCGTCTCCCGCCGGGCCCCCCTCCCCTCCCCGCTGCTGCGCCCGGCGACCTCCCTCCGGCCGCCCGCCTTCGCCATGGCCCTGGTGCTGCTCACCTATGTGGCCGTCGCCCTGATCACCGCCGTCGTCGTCCTGATCACCAAGGGGCATCCGGCCCAGACCGTCGCGGTGGTCTTCCTGGGTCTGCCGAACCTGGCCTGGCTGGCGCTGGGCATCGGCACCGGCGGCGCCTGGAGCGGCCATGTCGACAAGGCCATCGGACTCCCCGTCCCGCAGGTGCTCGACCACATCCTGCGCACCCGCCACGGACAGCGCACCCTCGACCTGGGCGCCGTCGTCGCCCAGGACGCCCGCGGCTGGCTCCTGGTGGCGCTGGCCGCCGTCGTCCTGCTGACCGCCGCCTTCCTCGCCGCGGTCCGCTCCCCGGCCACCACCCCTCTCTGGCGACACGCCACCACCATGGCCGCGGCCCTCGCCATCACCCTCCTTGCCGTCGGCCTCCTCACCCGCATCCTCGCCCACTACGGCCTCTCCCTATTCGGCGTCGGCGACCTCGGCGGCAACCTGGGCGGCGAGGTCGTCCTCCTCCCCCAACTCCCGCGCCTCTTCCTGGCAGGCGCAGCATCCGGCCTGGTCACCGGCGCCGCGGGCAGCTTGGCGGCACGGCGGGTACGGCATCGGGGGGAGGTGGGGGAGCGACGGCCCCCAGCCTGA